A genome region from Sardina pilchardus chromosome 22, fSarPil1.1, whole genome shotgun sequence includes the following:
- the csf2rb gene encoding cytokine receptor common subunit beta yields the protein MHLSWAVCLLRLPLLVLALENPACQTPHTAPNRTLECYNDYFNDDNVRVPRDYAHNISCSWTQCHSNRTLALSYENGSPCVVTERRAVSDGEVKVTCVYDGSDISYTIGRKYKFFFHSHHHVAKPTNLTTNLFQHVHVMTPENLTVKTQDGVHQLSWHSPYDSSSNLTSDLHYQVTYGTAGQDWTTLHSNHTVHHIKGETLLPGRHYKAKVRARAGPWQWSQWSPLVEWKTKDELGPSEFQCVIDSVSMVTCGWKLRREHAQFLDYHLSCYHLSNTTSVPCCPSPSLTSDPSAALLEFRCLLNVSDPQDLRVELTPTEHSRTFKSWKYIQPPSPARFRVEEKDKSWVLRWDRPNVQPNVKLCYQLRYKPKESEEWKPPISLCSTSTTFSPNQLLPDTTYVARIQTLLDQSGTYDGKPSAWSITVEWTTPPAGVSLATILYIMVAVVVVLIFTFMVVTLPKCQKRIHDWKRSIPSPTHSNVLSEVIKRKASDWLYVVSEKEKVSMCTIQDQEDTHSRLSSCKERLWPCADDEDGDRDSLQLVTYQTGSTTGGRSAGSGPLDSSGMSFNGPYIFFRKESGPSSSQSLQHPRPPDHDDAVSSCGSPSSELASPCSSSPSSLSLSLSSSLSSSLSPVSAVSFLSSLSSMPGGYVATLQMSVPMEGAAPSDDDDPDDDPDDANNPADLALCALIARDPGDEDDRSPALAPSWQSASSGEGRGGARPPLPTDRPPAYTLQPPALHTVVLPRPSGYCSLPSLDLSGWASSCSSSPAAPPPAPAPPETDGAPAAVTASPSCPRPPEGDQGGSSGGERRQYVRLKTGYTTLQSDPTERRPTVQSDVG from the exons atcccCGTGTGTGGTCACTGAGCGGAGAGCCGTGTCTGATGGTGAGGTGAaagtgacgtgtgtgtatgatggcAGTGATATCAGCTATACCATCGGCAGGAAGTACAAATTCTTCTTCCACAGCCATCACCACGTCGCCAAACCCACAAATCTCACCACCAACCTGTTCCAACATG TGCACGTGATGACCCCAGAGAACCTCACGGTGAAGACCCAGGACGGCGTCCACCAGCTGAGCTGGCACAGCCCCTACGACAGCTCTTCaaatttgacctctgacctccacTACCAGGTGACCTATGGAACCGCTGGCCAGGACTGGACG ACTCTCCACAGCAATCACACTGTGCACCACATCAAAGGGGAAACCTTGTTGCCCGGGCGACATTATAAAGCCAAGGTGCGAGCTCGTGCGGGTCCATGGCAGTGGAGCCAGTGGAGCCCCCTGGTGGAGTGGAAGACTAAGGACG AGTTGGGTCCCTCTGAGTTCCAGTGTGTGATTGACAGTGTTTCCATGGTAACGTGTGGGTGGAAGCTGAGGCGAGAGCATGCTCAGTTCCTCGACTACCACCTGAGCTGTTACCACTTGTCCAATACCAC GAGTGTGCCGTGCTGTCCGAGCCCAtcgttgacctctgaccccagtGCTGCGCTGCTGGAATTCCGTTGCTTGCTCAACGTCTCGGACCCGCAGGACTTAAGAGTCGAGCTGACCCCGACAGAGCACTCCAGAACCTTCAAATCCTGGAAGTACA TCCAGCCTCCGTCTCCGGCCCGCTTCcgtgtggaggagaaggacaAGAGCTGGGTTCTGCGCTGGGACCGACCCAATGTCCAGCCCAACGTCAAACTCTGCTACCAGCTACGCTACAAACCCAAG GAGAGTGAGGAGTGGAAGCCGCCCATCTCCCTGTGCTCCACGTCCACTACCTTCTCCCCAAACCAGCTGCTCCCCGACACCACTTACGTCGCCAGGATCCAAACCCTGCTGGACCAATCAGGCACCTATGACGGAAAACCCTCTGCCTGGTCCATAACTGTGGAATGGACAACACCTCCAG CTGGTGTTTCTCTGGCCACCATCTTGTATATCatggtggcagtggtggtggtgctcaTCTTCACCTTCATGGTGGTCACGCTGCCCAAGTGCCAAAA GAGAATACATGACTGGAAGCGGTCCATTCCATCTCCGACACACAGCAACGTTTTGTCAGAAGTGATTAAG agGAAAGCCAGTGACTGGCTGTACGTGGTCAGTGAGAAGGAGAAGGTGTCCATGTGCACCATCCAGGACCAAGAGGACACTCACTCCCGACTCAG tTCCTGCAAGGAGCGTCTGTGGCCTTGCGCCGATGACGAGGACGGTGACCGAGACTCCCTCCAGCTGGTGACGTACCAGACCGGCTCCACCACCGGGGGGCGCTCTGCTGGCTCTGGCCCGCTGGACAGCTCCGGCATGAGCTTCAACGGGCCCTACATCTTCTTCCGCAAGGAGTCCGGCCCGTCCAGCTCGCAGTCCCTACAGCACCCTCGGCCACCGGACCACGACGACGCGGTCAGCAGCTGCGGATCGCCGTCCTCGGAGCTCGCGTCCCCGTGTTCGTCATCGccgtcctctctctcgctctcgctctcgtcCTCGCTCTCGTCCTCGCTCTCGCCCGTCTCGGCCGTGTCCTTCCTGTCCTCGCTGTCCTCGATGCCCGGCGGGTACGTGGCCACCCTGCAGATGTCTGTGCCCATGGAGGGCGCTGCCCCGTCGGACGACGACGACCCCGACGACGACCCCGACGACGCCAACAACCCCGCCGACCTGGCCCTCTGTGCCCTCATCGCTCGTGATCCCGGCGACGAAGACGACCGCTCGCCAGCGCTGGCTCCGTCCTGGCAGAGTGCGTCCTCCGGCGAGGGGCGCGGGGGGGCACGACCCCCCCTACCGACGGACCGCCCGCCAGCCTACACGCTGCAGCCGCCCGCCCTCCACACCGTGGTGCTCCCCCGCCCCTCCGGCTACTGCTCGCTGCCCAGCCTGGACCTCAGCGGCTgggcctcctcctgctcctcctcccctgctgcgcctcctcctgctcctgctcctccagagACAGATGGAGCACCAGCTGCAGTCACAGCGTCGCCGTCCTGCCCACGGCCACCAGAGGGCGATCAAGGGGGATCCTCCGGCGGGGAGCGGCGCCAGTACGTCCGACTGAAGACGGGATACACCACGCTCCAATCAGATCCAACAGAGCGGCGTCCCACCGTCCAATCAGATGTAGGATAG